The following are from one region of the Capsicum annuum cultivar UCD-10X-F1 chromosome 1, UCD10Xv1.1, whole genome shotgun sequence genome:
- the LOC107854122 gene encoding pectin acetylesterase 8, which yields MVLLKFVEFYNWNRVYVRYCDGGSFTGDVEAVDPDSGLHYRGARIFKAIMEELLAQGMNTSQYAILSGCSAGGLTTILHCDNFRGLLLTSAKVKCFSDAGYFVDHMDISGKAYIEQYFSDIVTLHGSAKNLPPSCTSRMKPGLCFFPQNVAQQIQTPLFILNAAYDHWQVRNILVAPGADAEGTWESCKAHIKNCTPDQLKVLQGFRLDFLKELKKLGPSSIRGYYINSCDSHCQTQQQAYWFGPNSPRLFNKTIAEAIGDWVLDKKQFQHIDDPFPCDKTCVEASDIISSQDI from the exons ATGGTGCTTTTGAAATTTGTAGAATTTTACAATTGGAATAGAGTTTATGTTCGATACTGCGATGGAGGATCCTTTACGGGAGATGTGGAAGCAGTTGATCCT GATAGTGGACTTCATTATAGAGGGGCAAGGATATTCAAAGCTATTATGGAGGAATTATTGGCCCAAGGAATGAATACATCTCAATAT GCTATATTATCTGGATGTTCAGCAGGAGGATTGACAACAATCTTGCATTGTGACAACTTTAGAGGTCTATTATTGACAAGTGCTAAAGTCAAATGTTTTTCAGATGCTGGTTATTTTGTTGATCA CATGGATATTTCAGGAAAAGCATATATTGAACAGTACTTCAGTGATATTGTCACTTTACAC ggcTCTGCCAAGAATTTGCCTCCATCTTGTACTTCTAGAATGAAACCAGGTTTG TGCTTTTTCCCACAAAATGTGGCTCAACAAATTCAAACaccactttttattttaaatgcaGCCTATGATCATTGGCAG GTAAGAAACATTTTGGTTGCTCCTGGTGCTGATGCTGAGGGTACCTGGGAAAGTTGCAAAGCTCATATAAAAAACTGCACACCAGACCAGCTCAAAGTTCTTCAAG GTTTCCGATTGGACTTTCTAAAGGAATTGAAAAAGCTTGGGCCATCTTCAATAAGAGGATATTACATCAACTCTTGTGATTCACATTGCCAAACTCAACAACAAGCCTATTGGTTTGGTCCCAATTCACCTAGACTATTCAACAAG ACAATAGCAGAAGCAATAGGAGATTGGGTTTTGGACAAAAAACAGTTTCAACATATTGATGACCCTTTTCCTTGTGACAAAACATGTGTTGAAGCCAGTGACATAATTAGTTCACAagatatataa